The window GTCCTCAACTGTTTGCGTGGCTGGTTCGCTTCGCGGAAAAGTGGGATGCGAATGTGTGGAACTTCAACGTCTTTGCTTCACGCGATGGAGGATCAGCAAGACCGTTTGTTTGAATCTCGGCATGGCTTGGCGAGGGAACGTTGCCTGACGGAACAATTGAGGACAATTGTTCTACTCTGTGGGCGCTGCGTTCAGCTCTGTTTGCGTTTGCGATACTCAGTCGGCGACATCTTCATGATGCGTTGAAAACTGCGACTGAAGTGTGCGTGGTCATAGAAGCCGCAACTCTGTGCGATCGTGGTCACACGCTCATCCGTTTCTCGCAACCATCGCGCCGCATTCTCCACTCGAACGCGAATCAAATACTGGCGGGGTGACGCACCAAACGCCAAACGAAATCGCCTCTCAAAATGACTTGCCGACAACCCCGCCATCTCAGCCAAGTGCCCCGTCGGAATGTCTTCGCGATAGTGAGCGTGGATGTACTCCATCACCTTCTCCAACGAGTCCGCGCTGCCCGACTGCATCCTTTCGACTTGACGTGAAAACCCCGCGACACCGATCACTCGTCCACGGCGATCCTTCAGCGGAATCTTGCTGGTCGTGACCAACCGCGGCGACCCGGCTTCTTCGGGCGCACTTTCAATTCGGTTGATGATCGCTTCTTTCGATTCCATCACCTGCAAATCGTCTTCTCGATATTCGTCCGCCCGTGTCTTCGGAAAGAAGTCGTGATCGGTCTTCCCGATTGCTTCCGACTCGGACAACACGCCGCAGTATTCACAACCACGACGATTCAGCGCCATGAACCTGCCCTCGCGATCTTTGACGAAAAAGGACACATCCGGCAACCAATCAAAGAGCTTCAAAATCTCCTGACCGGGAGCCAAGCGAGCGAAAAACGCTTGTCTATTGAGTGTCTTTTTCATGCTGTTTTTTTACACAAGAATAATCGCTTCATGCAAGACAACCAACGTTTTCCCAGCGAAACTGGTCTCCGAATCAATCGTTCCCGCGCGGTACCTCGTTCCGCTCGTCCCCATCACTTCACCTGGATCTCGACCCTTGACCCAGACACCCCGCCGCAACTTCTTGCAGAAAACCGCCGTCACCGCTCTCGCCGCGACCGCTGCCACTCGCACGTTGACCGCCGCGCCGCCCAAGGACGAACCCGAGATCATCGGCCACGGTGATTATCGCTATCGTGTGATTCGTGACTGGGCCCAAATCAGTGCACTCCGAACGCCGCTTCTTAACTGTCACGAAATGGTGCAGGACAAACGCGGCCGGTTGTTCATGATTGGTGACCACACCGACAACAACATCCTCGTCTTTGACAAATCCGGCAAACTGCTGGATGCCTGGGGAACCATCTTCCCCGGCGGTCACGGGCTCAGCCTGATGGACGAAGGTGACGAAGAGTTCCTGTTGATCACCGATGGCGGATGGACCCTGGATCGCAACGGTAAAGCGATCCGCAACAACGGCCGCGTGACCAAGATGTCGCTGGATGGCCGCATCCTGTTTGACATCGGCCATCCACAAACCATTGGCATCTACAACGCTGGTGATCCGTTCTGCCCAACCGAAACCACCGTCGGTCCCAATGGGGACATCTATGTGGCTGATGGCTACGGCAAGGACTATGTGATTCAGTACAACAGCAACGGCGAATACATTCGCCACTGGGGTGGGCACAACAACGAAGACCCCAACATGAATCTGAAGAACGCCCATGGAGTCGCACTCGACACCCGTGACCCGAATCAACCTTTGATCGTCTGCACCTCACGCAGCGAATGTTGCTTCAAGTTCTTCACATTGGATGGCCAATACGTGAAGACGGTTTCGCTGCCGAACATGCGAGTTTGTCGTCCGGTCATCGACGACCAAAACTTGTACGCGGGAGTCTGCTGGTCCCAACCGCGTTCGGGAGGATCGCCTTGGGCCGGTCACACCGGATTCATGACCGTCCTGGAAGGCGACCAAGTCGTCTCCAACCCAGGTGGTTCCGAACCGGAGTACATCGATGGCGTGCTTCAGAATTCTTATCAGCTTGAAAGCCAGCCGATCATGCACGGCCATGACGTTTGCGTCGACGAAGACAAAAACCTGTACGTGTGCCAGTGGAACGCCAACCACACGCCACCAATCAAGCTCGAACGAATCTAGTCCACGTTGGAGTCTGCCCGCCCGGACCGTTTCGCACCCCAGCAACCTTCCCCACAGCTGCTAATCCACCATGTTCGTTTCGCTTCGTTCTCTCATCCCTTTCCTGCTCGTTTGGCCGACGGTCACTTCCGCCGTTGTCTTCGCTGAAGATGACATTGACTTCAACCGTGACATCCGGCCGATCCTTTCGGACCGTTGTTACTTTTGCCACGGTCCTGACGATGGCACCCGAGAAGCGGACCTGCGTTTGGACATCCGCGAAGACGCGGCGTACGTGTTGGAATCAGATGAACTGCTGGATCGAGTCCAAAGCGATGATCCCGATCTGGTGATGCCACCGCCTCACGCGAATCTGGAGCTGACCGACGAGCAGAAAGAGATGCTAAAGCGTTGGATCGACGAAGGAGCTCCTTACGCAGCGCATTGGTCGTTTGAAAAACTACCTCTGACGGTCGAAACGCCCTCGGTCAAACAGGCCGACTGGCCCAAACAAACCATTGACCCCTTTGTTCTGGCCAAAATCGAAGCGGCCGGACAACAGCCCAACCCAGAAGCGGATCCGTTGCGCTGGTTGCGCCGAGTCACGTTGGACTTGACCGGGTTGCCACCATCAGCAGAAACCATTCAAAGCTTTGAGAAAGCCGTCCAGAAAGATCGCGAACGAGCGTATGAAGCGGCGGTCGATCAACTGCTGCAATCATCCGCGTTCGGCGAACACATGTCGATCGCATGGCTCGACGTGGCTCGCTACGCCGATTCCTATGGCTATCAAAGCGACAAGCTCAACACCCAGTGGCCCTATCGCGACTGGGTCGTTCGCGCCCTGAACCAAAACCTTCCGTACGACGATTTCTTGACGTGGCAAATCGCCGGTGACCTGCTGGAAGACCCAATGCGAGACCAGCAACTGGCGACCGCTTTCAATCGCATTCATCGTCTGAACAACGAAGGCGGTGCGGTCTTTGAAGAATGGCGAATCGAGAACGCAGCCGATCGAGTTCACACCTTCAGCACCGCCGTGATGGGACTGACCTTGGAGTGTGCCCGTTGCCACGATCACAAGTACGACCCGATCACCGCTCGCGAATTCTATTCGCTCTCAGCATTCTTCAATTCGATCGACGAGAGCGGCGTTTACGATCGCACTGAGAAAGTCCCCTGCCCGTCGATGCTGCTTCCCACCGAAGAAGAATCCGCGGCACTCGAGCGGTCTCGTCAAGAACTAGCTGCTTCAGAACAACATTACCAAGCGGTCCTTGCCGCTACCAAGGATCGATTCAAGACCAGCGAAGCGGCGTCCATCACCGCTGACGACATTCCTGACCTGCGACTCGCCTTGTCGTTCGATCAAGGCTTCGACAACGCTGTCAAACCCGTTTATCACCCATCCGAGTCCGACCGAGCTTGGGCAAAGATGTGTGACTTGGTTCCCGTCGAAGATTGCCAGATCGCTCGGCTGAATCCAACACTTGCCGATGATGATAAAGCTCGTTTGGCCGCCAAAGACGATTCCAAAGAAGCAGCCTCCAATCAATCCAGCGGTCCGAGCGACCGAATGGCATTGAAGTTGGACGGCGAACGCGGTGTGACCGCTCACGACATTGAACCACTGGATCGTTGGACACCATTCACCGTCGTCGTCACGCTCAACGATCCCGAACGTTCTCCTGAACGCAGCCTGATTGTTCATCACACTCGCGGAACCGACTGTGGCTACAACGGATACGACCTGACGATCCAAGATGGTCACCTCGAATCTCGCATGGCTCGGGTTTGGCCGGGCAACGCCATCAGCGTTCGAACAGTGGAACCCATCCCAGCCAACCAATGGCATCAAGTCGCGGCAACCTACGACGGATCGTCCCAGGCGTCAGGGCTGAAGCTCTTCCTCAATGGGCGTGAACTGGAAACAGTGACGCTGCGAGACGAAGTCAAAAAATCATGCAACGTTGTCGTCGACCATGGCGGAGACTTCGTGATCGGACAACGATTCCGAGCTCGCGGGTTCGCCGGTGGCTTGATCGATGATGTCCGTCTTTACGAACGCAACCTGACATCGCTTGAACTGCAAGTCTTAGCGACCGGCGAAGCTCGACCCGCTGACGCCGCCACGTTCGCATCCGCATTGGATCAAGACGCTCGCGAAGCGTTTGCTCAACTTCGCCAGGCCCGGCACGAATTTGTGATGGCAGAAGAGGTCATCCAAGAAATCCCGATCATGCGTGAGATGGACGAACCTCGCGAAACGCACCTGTTGCTACGCGGGGAATACGATGCCGAAACCAACGAAACCACACGGGTTGAACGAACGGTTCTGAAAGCCATCCCGATTCCGTTCCCTGAAGACGCTCGCAAGGATCGCCTCGGGTTGGCACAATGGATCACGCACCCAGAGCACCCGCTAACCGCTCGCGTTGCCGTCAACCGACTGTGGGGCAACTTCTTCGCCGATCCGTTGGTCCGCACGCCCGAGAACTTTGGTTTGCAAGGTGACCTGCCAACGCATCCGGAGCTTCTCGATTGGTTGGCTCGCGATTTTGTTGATCACGATTGGGACATCCAACGCTTGTGCCGCAACATCGTGCTCTCGGCGACCTATCGTCAAGATTCCCGCTGCACGCAAGAACAATTCAACAGCGACCCGACCAATCGCCTGCTCGCCCGAGGCCCGTCCTATCGACTCGCCGCCGAACAAATTCGCGACCTCGCGTTGGCTGCTTCTGGATTACTCAATCCCGAGATGGGCGGACCTCCGGTGTCGCCTTATCAACCGGGCCAAGACCTTTGGCGAGAATCCAACGGGATGTCGCCGCCGTATCAACAGTCGGTTGGCAAATCGCTCTACCGTCGGTCGCTGTATTCGGTTTGGAAACGCACCGCACCGCTTCCCAACATGATGGTTTTCGATGCATCGTCGCGTGAAGTCTGCACGGTCAAACGATCGCGAACCAACACGCCATTGCAAGCACTCGTGCTGCTCAACGATGAACAATTCATCGAAGCCGCTCGGGTACTGGCAACCGCTTTGATGAGCAACGAGGCACCGGAACAACGAATCGAGAACGCATTCTTGCAACTGGCAGGACGACGTCCCGATCCAACCGAACTGGAAGAACTCGTCACGCTCTATCAACAAGAGCAAACGTTCTTCGAGAAAGACGTTGATTCGGCCAAGAGCTACCTGTCGATCGGCGAACGCGAACTGCCCAGCGAAGTCCCCCTCGCCGAACTCGCAACCACGACCTCACTGTGCCAAGTCATCCTGAACCTGGACGCCACGATTTGGAAACGCTAGCGGCCTGTTGATTTGGTCATATACCGAATGGCAACAATTAGCCGATGGGCGTTAGCCCCGGTTGGCGTCTGACCAACCGCCGCTAACGCGGTGCGGCTCATTCAATCAACAGCCCGCTAGGGCGGTCCATCCCCAAACCGTTTCATCGAACTTCCATGCCACCACCCTTCTCGCCATCTTTCACGCGAGGGAACCCATCATGACTCCTGATTTCTCACTGCAATCCAAACGCCGTGTCTTTCTGAAGCAAGCCACCTCCACCGTCGGTGCCGCCGCGCTGGCGCACTTGCTCGGACGTGACATGGCATCGGCCGCAGCACCCGCTGCAAATCTTGGCGGGATGCACTTTGCTCCCAAAGCAAAACGGATCATCTATCTGTTCCAATCCGGCGGCCCGGCCCAGCAAGACTTGTTCGACCACAAACCGATGCTCGAACAAATGCACGGACGCGAATTGCCTCCCGAGGTTCGTGGCGAGCAACGTTTGACCGGCATGTCGGTGAATCAAAGCTCGTTGCCGGTGGCAGCCTCCAAGTTCAAGTTTGCCCAACATGGACAATCCGGTGCTTGGCTGAGCGAACTGCTACCGTATCACCGGGACATCGTCGACGATGTGTGCTTCATCAAATCAATGCACACCGAAGCGATCAATCACGACCCCGCGATCACGTTCTTTCAAACCGGGTCGCAGATCGCTGGCCGGCCATCGCTCGGTTCGTGGATCTCCTATGGACTGGGAAGCGAAAACGACGACCTTCCCGCCTTTGTGGTGCTGGTCACCAAAGGCCAAGGCGGTCAACCGCTTTACTCACGTTTGTGGGGCAACGGATTCCTGGATTCCAAGTATCAAGGCGTCCAGTTCCGGGGCGGTGAAGATCCCGTGTTGTATCTGTCCAACCCCGAAGGCATCTCGCGCGATCATCGGCGTCAACAACTCGACTCGATCAACCGTTTGAACTCGCACCAGTATCAACGCGAATTTGATCCAGAGATCCAATCGCGGATCGCTCAGTACGAGATGGCGTTCAAGATGCAAACCAGCGTTCCCGATGCGACGGACTTCTCCGACGAACCGGAGTCCACGTTCGACTTGTACGGTGAAGACGCCAAGCAACCCGGGACCTTCGCCGCCAACTGTTTGCTGGCTCGACGATTGGCACAACGAGACGTTCGGTTCATTCAGCTCTACCATCAAGGATGGGACCAACATTCCAACCTGCCAAAGGGAATCGCCGGTCAAGCCAAAGAAACCGACCAGGCATCCGCCGCATTGGTCAAAGACCTCAAGCGTCTGGGAATGCTGGATGACACCCTGGTCATCTGGGGCGGTGAGTTTGGACGCACGTCGTACTCACAAGGCACACTGACGCCGGGCAACTATGGCCGCGACCACCATCCGCGTTGCTTCACGACGTGGATGGCCGGCGGCGGAATCCGTCCCGGAATGAGTTACGGAACGACCGATGAGTTCAGCTACAACGTGGCGGAAAACGGTGTCCACGTGCATGACTTCAATGCCACGATCCTGAACCTGATGGGCATCGATCACGAGCGACTGACATACAAATACCAAGGCCGCCGGTTCCGTTTGACCGATGTGCACGGCCACGTCGTTCGCGATATTCTGGCGTGATCTTACGGCGAGCGTCGCTTGGCATTTGCCATCGAAAGCGACGTTCCACCGCGTGTGACGCTTCGCCACAGCTTTTCGCGTCGGTTCGCTCGGCAATAATGTGATGACATCGTTTCGGCTGGGACATACCGTCCCGCTCGATGTTTTCGCGTGTTGAATGCAAGAACATGAACTCGGTTCGCAAGCCGCCGACTCAAAAAGCGATTGTGCTGCTCGGCATCGGACACACCAATGCCCACGTGATGAAACAATGGGCCGATCGCCCAATCGCTCATTGCGATTTGATCTGCATCAGCCCGTTTCCCGTCGCAACCTATTCCGGCATGTTGCCCGGCACACTCGGTGAACAATTCACTGAAGAAGAAATGCAGATCGACTTGCGAGCGATGGCTGATCAAGCCGGGGCGACATTGATCATCGCCAAATCGACATCCATCGATCTGGATACGAACCAGATTCACTTCTCTGACCACGTCCCAGTGTCATTCGATGTGCTATCGATCGGAGTCGGATCGATGCCGGCCGGTTGGAACGAACACGAGTCGCCTTTGATCGTTCCAACCAAACCGATGCAAACGTTCCTGCGTCGATTGTCCGAACGAATCGATTGCGTGGATGATTCAAAGGGCACCAACAAACGAGTTGCCATCGTGGGTGGCGGAGTGGCCAGCATCGAAATCGCATTGTGCCTGCACGAACATCTCCGCAAGCAAGACCGACTCGACCGAGTGCAGTTAGATCTGTTCTCTCGCAGCCCATCCGTCAGCGATGAACTCAATGCGAAAAGCCAAGAAACCATTCTGCGGTTGCTGGCGGCGAGAAACATTCAAACCCACTTCAACTCGGCGGTTACCGAAATTGGTGATGATTCACTCACGACGAACGAAGGCGTAACGCTTCCGTTCGACGCGGTCGTCTGGGCAACCGGTGCCGCCCCACCAACCATCCTTCACCAAACGCAACTCGACACCGATGACCGCGGCTTTGTTGCCACATCTGAGACTCTTCAATCGCTGTCGCACCAACATGTTTTTTCCGTCGGAGACGCTGGAACGATCGTTCGTAATCCCGCCCCAAAAGCCGGCGTGACAGCGGTGCGTCAGAGTCCCATTCTATGGCACAACCTTCGAGCATTCGTTGCAGAAACGCCGCTGAAAAGATTCCGTTCGCGGAAGACGTTTCTCAAAATTCTGAATACCGGTGATGGAAAAGGCCTGCTCGACTACGGATGGTTTTCGTTCCATGCGAGCTGGTGCTGGACACTAAAGACTTGGATCGATCGTCGATTCATTCGCCAATTCCCTTCGCCGTGATGAACTCACCACGACATCAACCAACGGATACTTCCCCATGATGGACGTTGAGATTCTCAGCCGGTTGCAGTTTGCAGGAACGATCATGTTCCACTATCTGTTTCCGCCGTTGTCGATTGGCTTGGGTCTGCAACTGTTCCTATGCGAATTGGCGTATTACCGAACTCGCAATCCGGCATGGGAAGCGGCCGCCCGGTTTTGGACACGAATCTTTGCCGTCAATTTCGCGATGGGTGTGTCGACGGGCATCGTCATGGAGTTTGAGTTCGGCACCAACTGGGCCGCCTACTCTCGGTTTGTCGGCGACGTGTTCGGATCTGCACTGGCCGCCGAAGGGATCTTCGCGTTCTTCCTGGAAAGTGGATTCTTGGCTGTGCTCGTCTTTGGATGGGATCGAGTCGGTCCGACCATGCACTTGTTCAGCACGTTGATGGTGTTTCTGGGGTCGATGTTCAGCGCGGTATGGATCGTCGTCGCCAACAGTTGGCAACAAACGCCGTCCGGCTATCACATCGTTTGGCATGACGTGCAAGGCGAGTCCCTGCCGAGAGCCGAGGTCACCGATTTCTGGGCCATGGTTTTCAACCCATCATCGGTTGATCGCCTGACTCACACTTTGATCGGTGCATTCGTTCTGGGAGCATTTTTCGTCGCTTCGGTTTGTTCGTACTACTTGCTTAAAGGGCGACACGAAGAGATCGCGCGTCGCTGCTTGTCGATCGCATTGCCCACTTCGTTGCTGTTCACGATCCTTGCGGCCGCGACGGGTCATGACTCGGCTCAAAAGCTCGTCGAAACACAACCAGCGAAACTGGCTGCGATGGAGGCCCACTTCGAAACGACGGACCAGCCCACGGGACTTTACCTTTTCGGATGGCCCGACGCAGAAGAAGAGACCGTTCACTTCGGTGTCCAGCTCCCCTATCTGTTGAGTCTGATGGTCTACAACGATCCGATGGAACCCGTCCCTGGCATGGACCAAATCCCTTCCGACGAACGGCCGCCGGTTTGGTTGCCGTTTCAAACGTTTCATGTGATGGTCGGCTTGGGAACCATGATGATTGGAGTTTCGTCGCTCGCCTGCTGGTTCTGGTTTCGAGGCACCCTGCTGCAACGCCGCTGGTTGCTGTGGACGATCGTGTTCATGCCCATCGCTGCGATGACCGCGAATCAGGCTGGCTGGATCACTGCCGAAGTTGGCCGACAACCGTGGATCGTTTATCCGTCGATTCAAGACGGCGTGGAAATGATTGGCTTGAAAACGGCCGATGGTCTGAGCGAATCGGTCACCGCCGAACAAGTCCTCAGCTCCATCATCTTGTTTGGAATCATCTACTCGATGCTCTTCGCGGTCTGGGTGTTTGTGTTAAACCACAAAATTCAGCATGGCCCCGAAAGCGTCGATGCATTGCTAGAACACAAACGACGGACGCATCCGGGTTCCATGTCGGAACAATTTCAACGCACCGGAAAATCACATGGTGGGGATTTCCTCGAGGAGGACTCGGAATGAGCTACGAAACCGTCACGTTCGTCTGGTTTGTTTCGTTGGGTGTTCTGCTATGCGGCTACACGATCCTGGATGGGTTTGATCTGGGTGTTGGAATCCTTCATCCGTTCATCGCGAAAACGGATGAGGAACGTCGACTGGTCATGAATTCCATCGGACCGCTGTGGGATGGAAACGAAGTTTGGCTGGTCACATTTGGTGGAGCTCTCTTCGCTGCGTTTCCCGTCGCCTACGCCACCGTGTTCAGCAGTTTCTATCTCGCGTTCTACTTGCTCCTAACTTGCTTGATTGGCCGTGCCGTCAGCCTTGAGTTCCGTTCGAAAGTTCACTCTCCCACGTGGAGACGACTGTGGGACTTGGGTTTCTTTTTGTCCTCAACCTGCGCGGCGTTGCTGCTCGGCATCGCCGGTGGAAACGTCATGCAGGGAATGGAACTCGGACCCATGTACCATTACGAAGGCAGCTTGCTCAGCCAGTTGACTTGGTACCCGTTGTTGGTGGGAACGTTGACCGTGTCACTGTTTGCACTGCATGGTGCGATCTTCTTGTATCTAAAAACAGAACATGAATTGCAGCAGCGTGTGCGAGCGGCCATCACACCCTTGTTTTATGTTTTCGCCGGGATGTATTCGCTCGTCACGTTCGCGACATGGTGGCACGTGCCCCATGCAACCGAGAACATTGCCAACTATCCCATCCTTTGGGTCGTCCCAATCCTCAACGCGTTGGCGGTGTTGAACATTCCGCGTGCAATGCACCTCGGTAAACCCGCCTACGCCTTCTTCTCATCGGCGATGGTGATCCTGGCCCTGGCCTCGCTCTTCAGCGTCGCGATCTTTCCCAACTTCGTGCTTTCCACGATTGACCCCTCTTACAGCATCACGCTCGACAACGCGAGAAGCAGCGAGAGCACCCTGAACATCATGTTGATCATCGCGGGAATCGGGATGCCGTGTGTCATCAGCTACACCGTGATCATCTATTGGATCTTCCACGGAAAGGTACGACTGGATACCAACAGTTATTGAAGGCAACGGTGTGCCGTTGATTACGCACTTTGATCGAACAGCAGTCCGTTGAGAGAACGCCCTCGGCGGGTGGAAACACCAAACATGGACTGAAGATTTGCCAAAGCGTCCTTCGTCACGTTGTAAGCATCCAGCGCATCCGTGTTTTCGCTGTCGTACTTTCCACCCGATGCCAGTTGAAACAGATCCGCCAGCGCGGTCTGGGTTGCTTCCAGCGTTGTGCCAGTCAACGCTTCCATTTTGGAACTGCGATAGGACTCCGATGCGGACCCATTGGCGTTGATCGTGAAGTTGTCAAAACTGCCCCGAAAACCTTCGGCGAGTTGGAAACCGATCCGCACGCCATCCTGCTCGAATTCGTATCGTCCGTCGACCTTGGTCACTTCTTGACCGTTCATCATAAACTGTTCGCGAGTCGCTGATGATCGGTAGGTACTGGGAGTACCAGTGCGACGTTGAACAGTGACCTCGGAATCAATTTCAAATGTGTCCAGGGCTCCTACAAACCCGTCCACAAACTCCAAGTCGACCGAACTCTCGCCGAGGGACACCTCGAACGTGTTGGTGGATGAAGTGTAGGTTTGGCCGTTGATGGTTGCTTGGCCGTCTTGCCCATAAGCGTTGCCGTTTCCATCCCCACCCGTGATAGAAAACTCATCTTCATCTGATCGCAACGTGATGGGATCAATCGCTCCCAGAAATCCAGTTTCGATATCAAATGCCATCACAGCGGAATCGATGGTGACACTCAACTCATCGCCATTCGCGACGAATGATTGACCATTGAGAGTGGCCTCTGCATCGACACCGTAAGCCGTACCTGTTTCATCACCTCCGGTCAGGTCAAAGCTTCCGTCTGAGGTGGTCACTTCGATCGAGTCAAACGTCCCCGTGAACCCGGACTGCACGTCAAAGGAATACGAGCCGAGCGAATCGACATAGTCCACATGGTTTCCATCGGCAACGACGGATTCACCATTGATGGTCAATTGGGCATCCGTGCCAGCGGCGTTTCCGTTTCCATCCCCGCCATTCGTGTCGAAGGATCCCGACACAACGTCCACCTCGACAATGCCATCGGAGCCCTCACCTTGGCTTTCCAATGTCAGCCGACTGCCGGACAGCGTGGCCACCACTCCCGTGTCGCCCGTTCGATCGTTGATGTCGTCTCGGAGAGAACTGAGCGACTGAAAGGCGGAAACATCAATTTCAGCCGTACCCAACTCGCCTGTCAGATTGAACGTCGCGCTACCACTGACCGCACCTAAGAAGCCATCGTAAGTCAGCTGGCCTTTGGTTGCCGTTTGGTCGACGGTTCCGCTAAGAATGTTGGTCGAACGGGGCTCCGATGAGTTCACCGTGAACCCTTGAATCTGACCCGCGTTGACACCTTCGACATCGACATACTGAGTGATGTCATCCAACGTCACCTGAATGCTTTCCGACGATCCAACCGTTTGACCGCTGAACTGAAGCGTGTCGCCGTCGACCGTGGCGACCACTCCCGTGGACTCTGTTTCCGCATTGATTCGATCACGGACATCGCTCAGCGATTCACCTTGGACGATAGCAATTTGTTCGCTTCCCAGGTTGCCCGAAAGAGTGAACAAGGCGGTGTCGGCGACGTTGCCCCCGCTGCCTTGGTATTGCAACTTCGCAGTGTCTGCGGCGGTGGTGACGGTCCCGGACAGTTCGACCACGGCTCCATCCGCGATGCTTTGCAAATCGAATCGTGGGATCTGCGCCGCATTCACGCCCTCAACCGTTGGACGAAACTGTCGCACGACGTTGGACAATCGCACTTCCGCATCATCACCTCGCATTTGAGACACAAGTCGAAGCTCGTTCCCATTGACTTCTGCCTTGACACCGGTGAATGCCGAAACGTTGTTGATTTTCTCTGCGAATGAAAGCAACGATTCACCACGAGTGGTTTCCACATTCGCGGTGCCGAGATCTCCGCTCAGATCAAAGTTCGCTGATCCCGTGACCAACCCACTGGCATTGCCTTGATAAGTCAGTCGAGCAACGGCAGCCACGGAATCAACTTGTCCCTGTACTGTTTCGGACACGCCTTCGGGCAATCGGCTTAGATCAACACGATCGATCTGTGACGCATTGACTCCGAACAATTGATTGTCGCCGTAGTTTCGTCCTACTCGAACGGGTCGCACGGTCGCCTCCAGCGATTGAGAACTCCGCGACGTCAAACGCAGTTTCCCATCCAGTTCAATCGCCTTAACGCCAGCATTCTTCGAATTGATTTGCTGAGCCATGCCAGCGATAGAACGTCCCGGTTGAAACTGAATTCGTCGCTCTGAACCGCCGATCTTCAGGTCGAGCGAACCGCCGCCTTGCAAACGCGCCGCATCGGTGATCAAAACTTTCGCATTGCCCGCTTGTTGAGTGATCCCACCAGAAAAGCGTGCCGATCCATTGGGCGGCAACGACAAGATCTCCAGGTCTTTGATCTGACTGGAATCGAGGCCACGCACAACGGAATTCCCGGATCCGCCCAACGTCAATGATTGCCCCAAGAGTTCACTGATCTCAGTCAGTGCTGTGTCGATGCTGCCCTGCAGATTTGTGAAAGAACTACCGGCACGAGCGGCATCCAAAAGCTTTTCACCGATGCCAGCAACCAGTGAGTTGATCCGGTCAGACGTGGTGTTCACGCGACGCAGAAGTGTCTCGGGTTCGGACTGACTGGACGCACGGGCGCTCAGTTGAAAGTTCTCGACGAGGAGAGACCGACTTGCGAAACTCGTTGATGTGCTGGAGCTGATTGTCATCGTAGGGGTACTTGGATTGGAACAGCAAACTGCCCACGTCTCCTAGGAAGGAACCCCCCGGCTCCAAAACTGGCTTCTCGTGAGCCAGCACCTGAACTCTAGGTCAAGAATGGACCTGAAGCGGCAAAAAACATGCGAAATTTTCCACCACCCCTGATCAACCGACGCAATCCTGTCACGGCATTCGCTGCCGTTTTGGAGACAATGCCCTG of the Rhodopirellula baltica SH 1 genome contains:
- a CDS encoding flagellin hook IN motif-containing protein, which codes for MTISSSTSTSFASRSLLVENFQLSARASSQSEPETLLRRVNTTSDRINSLVAGIGEKLLDAARAGSSFTNLQGSIDTALTEISELLGQSLTLGGSGNSVVRGLDSSQIKDLEILSLPPNGSARFSGGITQQAGNAKVLITDAARLQGGGSLDLKIGGSERRIQFQPGRSIAGMAQQINSKNAGVKAIELDGKLRLTSRSSQSLEATVRPVRVGRNYGDNQLFGVNASQIDRVDLSRLPEGVSETVQGQVDSVAAVARLTYQGNASGLVTGSANFDLSGDLGTANVETTRGESLLSFAEKINNVSAFTGVKAEVNGNELRLVSQMRGDDAEVRLSNVVRQFRPTVEGVNAAQIPRFDLQSIADGAVVELSGTVTTAADTAKLQYQGSGGNVADTALFTLSGNLGSEQIAIVQGESLSDVRDRINAETESTGVVATVDGDTLQFSGQTVGSSESIQVTLDDITQYVDVEGVNAGQIQGFTVNSSEPRSTNILSGTVDQTATKGQLTYDGFLGAVSGSATFNLTGELGTAEIDVSAFQSLSSLRDDINDRTGDTGVVATLSGSRLTLESQGEGSDGIVEVDVVSGSFDTNGGDGNGNAAGTDAQLTINGESVVADGNHVDYVDSLGSYSFDVQSGFTGTFDSIEVTTSDGSFDLTGGDETGTAYGVDAEATLNGQSFVANGDELSVTIDSAVMAFDIETGFLGAIDPITLRSDEDEFSITGGDGNGNAYGQDGQATINGQTYTSSTNTFEVSLGESSVDLEFVDGFVGALDTFEIDSEVTVQRRTGTPSTYRSSATREQFMMNGQEVTKVDGRYEFEQDGVRIGFQLAEGFRGSFDNFTINANGSASESYRSSKMEALTGTTLEATQTALADLFQLASGGKYDSENTDALDAYNVTKDALANLQSMFGVSTRRGRSLNGLLFDQSA